Proteins encoded together in one Terriglobales bacterium window:
- a CDS encoding DmsE family decaheme c-type cytochrome has protein sequence MKLLRRAAISTLTLASLAWAGTLLGEKSQSQAAGNGPASSSAYVGADTCKTCHEEEFKSIHGTPHSESVLKLKGGGEAHSCETCHGPGAAHAESGGDVSKIIRFPKLSTAEADKRCLSCHQSGSLEHINFERSSHAKNDVGCLSCHSPHHANTPQFLLSKAQPGLCYGCHSPAKADFSKPFRHRVDQHLIECSDCHNPHGTFGDKQLRSARTQQQVCVNCHVEKQGPFAFEHVPVKTERCESCHTPHGSTNPRMLRVSQVNLLCLQCHSAIANSGIPGTPSFHNQAQKYQACTMCHTQIHGSNFNEFFFK, from the coding sequence ATGAAGCTACTCAGGCGGGCGGCGATTTCAACTCTGACACTGGCCAGCTTGGCCTGGGCGGGGACGCTTCTCGGGGAGAAATCACAGTCGCAAGCAGCCGGCAATGGACCTGCAAGCTCTTCCGCTTATGTGGGCGCGGACACCTGCAAGACCTGCCACGAAGAGGAATTTAAATCCATCCACGGCACGCCACACTCTGAGAGCGTGCTCAAGCTGAAGGGCGGCGGCGAAGCCCATTCCTGCGAGACCTGTCATGGCCCGGGTGCGGCGCACGCAGAAAGCGGCGGCGACGTCAGCAAGATCATCCGCTTTCCCAAACTTTCCACCGCAGAGGCTGACAAAAGGTGCCTGAGTTGCCACCAGAGCGGATCTCTAGAGCACATTAACTTCGAACGCTCATCGCATGCTAAGAACGATGTCGGTTGCCTGAGCTGCCATTCACCCCACCACGCAAACACCCCCCAATTCCTATTGAGCAAGGCGCAACCGGGGTTGTGTTATGGCTGCCACTCTCCCGCAAAGGCGGATTTTTCCAAGCCCTTCCGGCACCGCGTGGACCAGCATTTGATCGAGTGCAGCGACTGCCATAACCCGCACGGAACTTTCGGCGACAAGCAATTGCGAAGCGCCCGGACGCAGCAGCAAGTTTGCGTAAATTGCCACGTGGAGAAGCAGGGGCCCTTCGCATTCGAGCACGTGCCGGTCAAGACGGAGAGATGCGAAAGTTGCCACACCCCGCATGGCTCCACTAATCCAAGAATGCTGCGCGTAAGCCAGGTCAACCTGCTCTGCCTGCAATGCCATTCAGCGATCGCGAACAGTGGAATCCCGGGGACCCCAAGTTTTCACAACCAGGCGCAGAAGTACCAGGCGTGCACCATGTGTCACACGCAAATTCACGGGTCGAACTTTAATGAATTCTTTTTTAAATAG
- a CDS encoding cytochrome c, which translates to MRVLATVVISAAVLTGLSLPSMAADVADLYKSKCAACHGVDGSGETPAGKKLEVRDLRSADVQKQSDAELNAMIANGKKKMPAYSDKLSAQQIQDLVKYIRNLKK; encoded by the coding sequence ATGAGGGTACTTGCTACAGTTGTCATCTCCGCGGCTGTACTTACGGGACTATCGCTACCCTCGATGGCAGCTGATGTGGCGGATCTTTACAAATCAAAATGTGCGGCGTGTCACGGCGTGGATGGCAGCGGAGAAACTCCCGCTGGAAAAAAACTGGAGGTACGCGACCTTCGGTCGGCTGACGTGCAGAAGCAGAGCGATGCCGAGCTCAATGCCATGATTGCTAATGGAAAAAAGAAGATGCCGGCCTATTCCGACAAGCTGAGCGCACAGCAGATCCAAGATTTAGTGAAATACATTCGCAATCTCAAGAAATGA
- a CDS encoding energy transducer TonB encodes MVNQVLEPPTQERYVEPKLDLLGGLEKLDQPWWKSLSQSFHEWRHPEKLPPLRLTSRPVPVRDIWGTYNYKKRGALGSIVAHSFVIAGLIVISVMGARVVKKQIKQEQVTLIAPDISQYMPLSQKKNDVIGGGGGGGDRDKLQAPKGKLPKFAMEQITPPAMVVRNENPKLTADATVVIPPKVQMASNNLPTFGDPKAVIPAGPPSNGTGSGGGIGSGTGGGVGSGTGPGVGPGRGGGIGGGVFRVGGGVSAPRAISTPDPEYSEEARKAKYQGTCVLWLIVAQDGHPHDIKVARSLGMGLDQKAIEAVRNWKFEPAMKDGQPVAVQINVEVNFRLY; translated from the coding sequence ATGGTGAATCAGGTTTTAGAACCTCCGACTCAAGAACGTTACGTCGAGCCCAAACTGGATCTCCTGGGCGGCTTAGAAAAACTCGACCAGCCATGGTGGAAGTCGCTGAGCCAATCCTTCCACGAGTGGCGACACCCGGAAAAATTGCCACCCCTGCGCTTGACCTCCCGGCCTGTCCCGGTCCGCGATATCTGGGGTACATACAACTACAAAAAGCGCGGCGCGCTGGGCTCGATTGTGGCCCATAGTTTTGTGATCGCGGGGCTGATTGTAATTTCGGTTATGGGCGCGCGTGTAGTCAAAAAGCAGATCAAACAAGAACAAGTGACGCTCATCGCGCCCGACATTTCGCAGTACATGCCGCTCTCGCAGAAAAAGAATGACGTGATCGGTGGCGGCGGCGGTGGCGGCGATCGTGACAAGTTGCAGGCGCCCAAGGGCAAGTTGCCCAAGTTCGCCATGGAGCAAATCACGCCTCCGGCAATGGTAGTTCGCAACGAGAACCCCAAGCTGACGGCTGACGCCACGGTCGTGATTCCGCCTAAAGTTCAGATGGCCTCTAACAATCTGCCAACCTTTGGCGATCCCAAGGCCGTAATTCCGGCAGGCCCACCGTCGAACGGTACCGGCTCTGGCGGTGGCATTGGTTCCGGAACGGGTGGCGGAGTTGGTTCCGGCACCGGCCCTGGCGTTGGCCCGGGCAGGGGAGGCGGGATTGGTGGGGGCGTGTTCCGCGTGGGCGGCGGAGTTTCAGCGCCGCGCGCGATTTCAACCCCTGACCCTGAGTACTCAGAAGAAGCGCGCAAGGCCAAGTATCAGGGAACCTGCGTGCTATGGCTGATCGTCGCTCAGGACGGCCACCCGCACGACATTAAAGTCGCTCGCTCGTTGGGCATGGGTCTCGACCAGAAAGCAATTGAAGCGGTCCGCAACTGGAAATTCGAACCGGCCATGAAAGACGGCCAGCCAGTCGCGGTTCAAATCAACGTAGAAGTAAACTTCCGGCTCTACTGA
- a CDS encoding NapC/NirT family cytochrome c has product MEPKLSGKGKWVLLAVLGVAPALLSLATFDLSFQRAETLSFCSSCHTMTPWVADLTDPHSKALAALHYKNRFILNDQCYRCHADYAFLGPIHAKLDGMRHVVAFYTGIGMHLPIKLYKPFPNKNCLQCHGEAANFKDNPAHSEIMDQIRSNELRCPDCHGPIHTPKQKG; this is encoded by the coding sequence ATGGAACCCAAACTGAGCGGAAAAGGTAAGTGGGTGTTGCTGGCAGTTCTGGGAGTGGCTCCAGCATTACTTTCGCTGGCAACGTTCGATCTTTCATTCCAAAGAGCGGAAACCTTGAGTTTTTGCTCAAGCTGCCACACCATGACTCCCTGGGTCGCCGATCTGACCGACCCGCATTCCAAAGCACTCGCCGCTCTGCATTACAAGAACCGGTTTATTCTCAATGATCAATGCTACCGTTGCCACGCCGACTACGCGTTTTTGGGGCCAATCCACGCGAAATTGGATGGCATGCGACACGTAGTCGCTTTCTACACCGGGATTGGCATGCATCTGCCCATTAAGCTGTATAAGCCGTTTCCCAACAAAAATTGCCTGCAGTGTCACGGCGAAGCAGCAAATTTTAAGGATAATCCGGCGCATTCTGAGATCATGGACCAGATCCGGAGCAACGAGCTTCGCTGCCCTGATTGTCACGGTCCAATTCACACCCCGAAGCAGAAAGGATGA
- the ileS gene encoding isoleucine--tRNA ligase produces the protein MALELKSTLNLPNTDFGMKANLPQNEPRILARWEELRIYDSIRKARAGAPVYVLHDGPPYANGPLHMGHALNKCIKDFIVKSKTMAGLDAPYVPGWDCHGLPIEIKVDSALGKKKQTMSPLEIRQACRKYAETYLELQREQFKRIGVFGRWERPYSTMTPEYESVVLETLYTFLENGFVYKGLRPVYWCIHDRTALAEAEVEYENHTSPSVWVKYRLQSDPRNIDPELADKRIFDGKTVSTIIWTTTPWTLPASMAAAFHPNEEYVAIETGNDTYIVAEKLASLTAEKCGFEDWKIVARFPGSRMEHLYFYHPFLPWPERKILGVLADYVTMDQGTGVVHTAPSHGADDFYTGVKYKLDQTCNVDAAGRLRNGLPEYDGKTVFEANQPVIELLKARGALLHTEKLEHSYPHCWRCHNPVIFRATEQWFISMEGKLPGGTLRTRALEEIRKVKWDPAWGEERISNMIATRPDWCISRQRLWGVPIAVYLCEGCGLALQSKEVYAKVVALVAREGVDVWYTDKADMLVPPDAKCGKCGGTRFKKEMDIIDVWFESGSSHAAVLGREPGLPWPADMYIEGGDQYRGWFHSSLLCSVGTRNQAPYRMVSTNGWTLDEQGRAMSKSRGNDVDPVDIANRLGAEIVRLWVASVDFREDVVGSEQLMQRIAENYRKIRNTFRYILGNLSDFDPRKDAVEYAKMEPLDRYMLRQAAEVVAQVERWYEEMAFHRIYQRLNQFCVVDLSAFYFDVLKDRLYTQAPGSIGRRSAQTAIWRIGEALVRLLAPILSFTTDEIWQFLPNLPDRLESVHLTTFPRPEEVTGALPTEENWEQLRSDWTLLQAVRNEVLKALETARNEKQIGSGLEAQVTIAANDPAYSVLARYQDQLRYLFIVSKVNLERSAAGNGATGVSVKVSKAPGRKCERCWNYSIHVGENSIYPAVCERCSAVLKEIESH, from the coding sequence GTGGCGCTCGAGCTGAAATCTACCTTAAACCTGCCGAACACCGACTTCGGAATGAAGGCGAATCTGCCTCAGAACGAGCCCAGGATACTGGCTCGCTGGGAAGAGTTAAGGATTTATGACTCCATCCGAAAGGCGCGCGCGGGAGCGCCTGTCTACGTCCTGCATGACGGGCCTCCGTATGCCAATGGCCCCTTGCACATGGGCCATGCACTCAATAAGTGCATTAAGGATTTCATTGTCAAGTCCAAGACCATGGCGGGTTTAGACGCTCCCTATGTGCCGGGGTGGGACTGCCACGGACTGCCCATCGAGATCAAAGTGGACAGCGCGTTGGGCAAGAAGAAGCAGACCATGAGCCCGCTGGAAATTCGGCAGGCCTGCCGCAAGTACGCGGAGACATATCTGGAGCTACAGCGCGAGCAGTTCAAGCGCATCGGCGTCTTTGGGCGTTGGGAGCGGCCCTACTCCACCATGACTCCGGAATATGAGTCGGTGGTGCTGGAGACCCTCTATACATTTCTCGAGAACGGTTTTGTGTACAAGGGCTTGCGTCCGGTGTACTGGTGCATTCACGACCGCACGGCGCTGGCGGAAGCCGAAGTTGAGTACGAGAACCACACCAGCCCGAGCGTTTGGGTGAAGTACCGGCTGCAATCCGATCCGCGAAACATCGATCCCGAGCTCGCCGACAAGCGCATTTTCGATGGCAAAACGGTTTCGACCATCATCTGGACCACAACTCCCTGGACGCTGCCCGCCTCGATGGCGGCGGCGTTTCATCCCAATGAAGAGTATGTGGCGATAGAAACCGGGAACGACACTTATATCGTGGCCGAAAAGCTGGCCAGCCTAACCGCTGAGAAGTGTGGCTTTGAGGACTGGAAAATCGTTGCCCGCTTTCCGGGAAGCCGGATGGAGCACTTGTACTTCTACCATCCATTCCTGCCTTGGCCAGAGCGCAAGATACTGGGCGTACTTGCGGACTACGTCACCATGGACCAGGGTACGGGCGTGGTGCACACTGCACCCTCCCATGGCGCTGACGATTTCTATACCGGTGTGAAGTACAAGCTCGACCAGACTTGCAATGTTGATGCTGCCGGCCGCCTGCGTAACGGTTTGCCCGAGTATGACGGCAAAACTGTGTTTGAGGCCAACCAGCCGGTTATCGAGTTGCTGAAAGCGCGCGGTGCGCTATTGCACACCGAAAAGTTGGAGCACTCCTATCCCCACTGCTGGCGTTGTCACAATCCTGTCATATTTCGCGCAACCGAGCAGTGGTTCATCTCCATGGAAGGCAAGCTGCCGGGCGGCACGTTGCGCACTCGCGCGCTGGAAGAGATCAGGAAGGTGAAGTGGGACCCCGCCTGGGGAGAGGAGCGTATCTCCAACATGATCGCTACCCGCCCGGATTGGTGCATCTCGCGCCAGCGCCTGTGGGGAGTGCCCATCGCGGTGTACCTGTGCGAAGGCTGTGGGCTGGCGTTGCAATCCAAAGAAGTTTACGCCAAGGTGGTTGCGCTGGTGGCGCGCGAGGGCGTGGACGTCTGGTACACGGACAAAGCCGACATGCTTGTCCCGCCAGACGCAAAGTGCGGGAAGTGCGGCGGGACGCGCTTCAAGAAGGAGATGGACATCATTGATGTGTGGTTCGAGTCCGGGTCGAGCCATGCGGCTGTACTGGGCCGTGAACCGGGGCTGCCGTGGCCGGCCGACATGTACATCGAAGGCGGCGACCAGTACCGCGGCTGGTTTCACTCTTCCCTGCTCTGCTCGGTGGGAACGCGCAATCAGGCGCCGTATCGCATGGTTTCCACCAACGGCTGGACGCTCGACGAGCAAGGCCGCGCTATGTCGAAATCGCGCGGCAACGACGTGGATCCCGTGGACATTGCTAATCGCCTGGGCGCGGAGATTGTGCGGCTGTGGGTGGCATCGGTGGACTTCCGCGAGGATGTGGTCGGCTCGGAGCAGCTGATGCAGCGAATCGCGGAGAACTATCGCAAGATCCGCAATACGTTCAGGTACATTTTGGGCAATCTGTCAGATTTCGATCCGCGGAAAGACGCAGTTGAGTACGCCAAGATGGAGCCGCTGGATCGTTACATGTTGCGCCAGGCAGCCGAAGTCGTAGCGCAGGTGGAGCGCTGGTATGAAGAGATGGCGTTTCACAGAATCTACCAGCGCCTGAACCAGTTCTGCGTGGTGGATTTGAGCGCGTTCTACTTCGACGTGTTAAAGGACAGGCTTTATACTCAGGCTCCTGGCTCGATTGGACGACGCTCGGCCCAGACTGCGATCTGGCGAATCGGCGAGGCGCTGGTTCGGCTGCTGGCGCCAATTCTGAGCTTCACCACCGACGAAATCTGGCAATTCCTTCCCAACCTGCCTGACCGGCTGGAGAGCGTGCACCTGACGACGTTTCCCCGGCCGGAGGAAGTCACCGGCGCGCTCCCGACGGAAGAGAATTGGGAGCAACTGCGCTCGGACTGGACGCTGTTGCAGGCGGTTCGCAATGAAGTGCTGAAGGCACTGGAGACGGCGCGCAATGAGAAACAAATCGGGAGCGGCCTCGAGGCGCAGGTAACGATCGCTGCCAATGATCCGGCCTATTCAGTCTTGGCGCGTTACCAGGACCAGCTGCGTTATTTATTTATTGTCTCCAAGGTCAATCTGGAACGAAGCGCCGCTGGTAACGGAGCGACGGGTGTTTCCGTCAAAGTAAGTAAGGCGCCGGGCAGGAAGTGCGAACGTTGCTGGAATTATTCGATCCACGTGGGCGAGAACAGCATCTATCCGGCTGTGTGCGAGCGGTGCAGCGCCGTGCTGAAGGAGATAGAGAGTCACTAG
- the lspA gene encoding signal peptidase II gives MADLAVSNPTLSNAHAMRKYHFLISVLVVCFDRLAKWTIERSVGLHDSVVVIPGFFHLTHVENRGAAFGLFAESPSAWKVTVLVLFSLVALVVVSALLWKNSHAMTSTGVGLALILGGAIGNLWDRLLSGHVVDFLDFYLGSYHWPAFNIADSAIVIGAFLLVAEILFEKSASEPKAISR, from the coding sequence ATGGCCGATCTGGCGGTGAGCAATCCTACCTTGAGTAATGCCCATGCCATGCGCAAGTACCATTTCCTGATTTCCGTGCTGGTGGTGTGCTTTGACCGGCTAGCGAAGTGGACGATTGAGCGCAGTGTTGGACTTCACGACAGCGTAGTCGTGATCCCCGGCTTCTTTCATCTGACGCACGTGGAGAACCGTGGGGCGGCATTCGGCCTGTTCGCGGAATCTCCCTCGGCGTGGAAGGTCACGGTTTTGGTGCTGTTTTCTCTGGTAGCACTGGTAGTGGTCTCAGCCCTGCTGTGGAAGAACAGTCACGCGATGACCAGCACCGGCGTGGGCCTGGCGCTCATTCTGGGAGGCGCGATCGGAAATTTGTGGGACCGACTGCTCAGCGGACACGTGGTGGACTTTCTCGATTTTTATCTGGGAAGCTATCATTGGCCGGCCTTCAATATCGCGGACAGTGCAATTGTGATCGGTGCGTTCCTGCTGGTGGCTGAGATCCTTTTCGAGAAGTCCGCGAGCGAACCGAAGGCGATAAGCCGATAA
- a CDS encoding carboxypeptidase regulatory-like domain-containing protein, whose product MGRPLLVSLSLLLITLTAFGQESGTAALSGDVTDPQGAVVASAQITAVNKATGLERTTLTTSVGLFVFNNLAPGEYEVRAQAKGFAPAMARVALEVGQQAKIKLRLPIEKQQTTIEIEDTSNASAVNTVSSVVDGVVNAQQIGNLPLNGRNFLELALLMPGNSPAPNFDPTKTNTVAISSAGQLGRGGNVTVDGTDDNDDAVGGMLLNVPEDAVQEFQIATNRFSAETGRSGSSVVNVVTKGGTNQLHGSASFYERDKSLQALPATFDPTSVSGQTPPFRRQQYSGTVGGPIARDRAWWFAGFEYRDQLGGVLAGTRDLATQTISKSFARAPLTDLMGTTRADWRVSNNNTLSFRYSLERQDATGASTISSSLGSPSERQTSQNNFQNFLASWTRVLSPTLLNRASFSINNFGNATLPVTPGPELDFPSLTDGASFRVPQQTTQNRLQWSDSIDWTRGKHNFRFGGEMQRLDDTFNLGVFQTGRIIAVENFPDFDRNGDGVVNDNDLLFAVAIRSATPTRPLLLPNSDNNFVAGYVQDDWHLHPQFTLNLGLRYEIDSDVKNIGRYNEINPIVLPLLHGTRHKDRDNFGPRVGFNWASKSGQFSIHGGYGIYYDRITLEIQSLERGLDGRALPIAVTLGNVAFLDSMGRFAPGAPTFSNAFTGPVIPGAGGAAGIDIIDNAMQNPMVQQFNLGIQWEVAKDWILRADGIHNLGTHFIIGRPVGAVYNPVVGGPVGAPNEGVTNLESSVNTHYDGLLLSMDRRMSRRYQFHAAYTLSKAFNYSNDDQIPFAYPPLDPNNLHREYGPTPNDQRHRFVAAAIVNLPYGFRFSPIWTIASGVPMDILLPDGSSRIPLLSRNAGGRQFHSAAELNAFIQQLNGAGGINGQLLPSVSNNARFSDSFQSFDMRLSKDFRLHEGVNLEALGEVFNLLNQTNILGVSTTNYSGFSNALVRDSNTPGDPGFMTSSQFGRPVNTAGGIFGSGGPRAFQLGAKLTF is encoded by the coding sequence ATGGGAAGACCCTTGCTTGTCTCTTTAAGCCTGTTGTTAATCACCCTAACTGCTTTTGGCCAGGAATCAGGGACCGCGGCCCTCAGCGGCGATGTCACTGACCCGCAAGGCGCGGTCGTGGCCAGCGCGCAAATCACAGCAGTCAATAAGGCTACCGGGCTCGAGCGCACCACGTTAACCACCAGCGTCGGCCTGTTCGTTTTTAACAACCTCGCACCCGGTGAATACGAAGTCCGTGCCCAGGCAAAGGGCTTCGCTCCCGCGATGGCACGGGTCGCCCTTGAGGTCGGGCAGCAGGCCAAGATCAAATTGCGGCTTCCTATCGAAAAGCAACAGACCACCATCGAGATCGAGGACACGAGCAACGCATCTGCCGTAAACACCGTTTCCTCAGTGGTGGATGGCGTGGTGAACGCCCAGCAAATTGGAAACCTGCCCTTGAACGGCCGCAACTTTCTGGAGCTGGCGCTGCTGATGCCGGGCAATTCACCGGCCCCCAATTTCGACCCAACCAAAACCAATACGGTAGCAATCTCCTCCGCCGGACAATTGGGCCGCGGCGGCAATGTCACGGTTGACGGTACCGACGACAACGACGACGCGGTCGGCGGAATGCTGCTCAATGTCCCTGAGGATGCGGTGCAGGAATTTCAGATTGCCACCAACCGGTTTTCCGCCGAGACCGGACGCTCGGGATCATCCGTGGTTAACGTGGTGACAAAGGGAGGAACCAATCAATTGCACGGCTCCGCCTCCTTCTACGAGCGCGATAAGAGCCTGCAGGCGTTGCCAGCGACTTTTGATCCGACGTCCGTTTCCGGCCAGACGCCGCCCTTCCGCCGGCAGCAATATTCGGGAACCGTTGGCGGCCCCATCGCACGGGATAGAGCCTGGTGGTTCGCCGGATTCGAATACCGCGACCAGCTGGGCGGAGTCCTGGCAGGAACACGGGACCTGGCCACACAGACCATCAGCAAGAGTTTTGCGCGAGCGCCCCTTACCGACCTGATGGGAACGACACGGGCCGACTGGCGCGTCTCCAATAACAATACTCTCAGCTTCCGATATTCTCTGGAGCGGCAGGACGCTACCGGCGCCAGCACCATCTCGAGTTCGCTCGGCTCGCCATCCGAGCGGCAGACTTCGCAAAACAATTTTCAGAACTTTCTCGCCTCCTGGACCCGCGTGCTCAGCCCCACCTTGCTGAACCGTGCCAGCTTCAGCATCAACAATTTTGGCAACGCCACATTACCGGTGACCCCAGGGCCGGAGCTGGACTTCCCCAGCCTTACCGATGGCGCTTCTTTCCGCGTCCCACAACAGACGACGCAGAACCGCCTGCAGTGGAGCGATAGCATTGATTGGACCCGCGGCAAACACAATTTCCGTTTCGGCGGAGAAATGCAGCGCCTGGATGACACCTTCAACCTGGGTGTGTTTCAGACGGGGCGAATCATCGCAGTAGAAAATTTTCCGGACTTTGACCGCAACGGCGATGGAGTAGTCAACGACAATGATCTTCTCTTCGCGGTTGCTATCCGCAGCGCCACCCCCACCCGGCCCCTGCTACTTCCCAACTCTGACAACAATTTCGTGGCCGGCTACGTTCAGGATGACTGGCACCTGCATCCGCAGTTCACCCTGAACCTGGGGTTGCGTTATGAAATCGATTCCGACGTTAAGAACATCGGACGCTACAACGAGATCAATCCCATTGTTCTGCCCCTTCTCCACGGAACGCGGCACAAGGATAGGGACAATTTCGGTCCGCGCGTTGGCTTCAATTGGGCGAGCAAGTCAGGGCAGTTTAGCATTCATGGCGGTTACGGAATTTACTACGACCGCATCACTCTTGAAATACAGTCGCTCGAACGCGGTCTGGATGGCCGAGCTTTGCCCATCGCTGTGACCCTGGGCAATGTAGCGTTCCTTGATTCCATGGGCCGGTTCGCCCCCGGCGCGCCCACATTCTCCAACGCCTTTACCGGCCCGGTGATTCCCGGAGCCGGTGGCGCGGCGGGCATAGACATCATTGATAACGCCATGCAGAACCCCATGGTGCAGCAGTTCAACCTGGGTATTCAGTGGGAAGTCGCCAAGGACTGGATCCTTCGGGCGGACGGCATCCACAATCTGGGCACGCACTTCATCATCGGACGGCCGGTTGGCGCGGTGTACAACCCGGTTGTAGGCGGTCCAGTGGGCGCCCCCAATGAAGGAGTGACCAATCTTGAATCGAGCGTGAACACGCACTATGACGGCCTGCTGCTGAGCATGGATCGGCGGATGTCACGTCGCTACCAGTTCCATGCGGCCTACACGCTCTCAAAGGCTTTCAATTACTCCAACGACGACCAGATACCGTTTGCCTATCCCCCGCTCGATCCCAACAACCTGCATCGTGAGTACGGCCCCACGCCCAATGACCAGCGGCACCGCTTCGTGGCTGCCGCGATTGTTAACCTGCCGTACGGCTTCCGCTTCTCGCCTATCTGGACGATCGCTTCCGGCGTGCCCATGGACATCCTGCTGCCCGACGGCAGCTCGCGCATCCCGCTCCTAAGCCGAAATGCTGGAGGCAGGCAGTTCCACAGCGCTGCCGAACTGAATGCCTTCATTCAACAACTCAATGGCGCCGGAGGCATCAATGGTCAACTGCTCCCCTCCGTAAGCAACAACGCGCGTTTCAGCGACAGCTTCCAGTCGTTCGACATGCGTTTGTCGAAAGACTTCCGACTGCACGAGGGCGTCAACCTGGAAGCCCTAGGGGAGGTATTCAATCTGCTGAACCAGACGAACATTCTCGGCGTTTCCACTACGAACTATTCGGGCTTCTCCAATGCGCTGGTCCGCGACAGCAATACTCCCGGCGACCCGGGATTTATGACTTCGTCGCAGTTTGGACGGCCGGTGAATACAGCCGGTGGAATCTTTGGATCAGGCGGCCCGCGGGCATTCCAGTTGGGAGCGAAGCTGACGTTCTAA
- a CDS encoding ATP-binding cassette domain-containing protein — MIRLQKVSRVYPATADASGEIRALDDVTLLVPPGEWLAIMGPSGSGKSTLVNLIGCLDRPTSGEIWLDGQNVAAMSGAELNRVRAEKIGFIFQQYHLIPYLTAVENIMLAQYFHSMTDEQEALAALERVGLKDRSRHLPAQLSGGEQQRVCIARALINDPKIILADEPTGNLDAQNEEIVLRLLRELHKQGRTIIMVTHDSMVASLADRRVELHHGRIATESLAMSDEEQFDEVLEEIWVIEEHGEQAELGLLEVHGGVPVTIALEKMVELGLVVTSPHPPIVHGHKAVINPCHDALGHVSQTAGDGAMVIAFTPRGRQRAQDVIRRHRLAELLFTESLGMDNQAEIEEQACKFEHILSPEATDRICTFLGHPRACPHGTPIPPGDCCAARSVASDTIHVARIVK, encoded by the coding sequence ATGATTCGTCTGCAAAAAGTGAGCAGGGTCTATCCGGCGACCGCCGATGCCAGCGGCGAGATCCGCGCTTTGGACGACGTAACCCTGCTGGTGCCACCGGGCGAATGGCTGGCGATCATGGGGCCTTCGGGGTCTGGGAAATCCACGCTGGTCAACCTGATCGGCTGTCTTGATCGTCCCACCTCGGGAGAGATCTGGCTGGATGGGCAAAACGTGGCCGCGATGAGCGGAGCAGAATTGAACCGCGTCCGCGCGGAAAAGATTGGTTTCATCTTCCAGCAATATCATCTGATTCCCTACCTGACGGCCGTCGAAAACATCATGCTGGCGCAATACTTCCATAGCATGACTGACGAGCAGGAAGCGCTGGCGGCGCTAGAGCGGGTGGGGCTGAAGGACAGGTCGCGGCACCTTCCCGCGCAACTTTCGGGTGGCGAGCAGCAGCGGGTATGCATCGCGCGCGCCTTGATCAATGATCCCAAGATCATCCTTGCGGATGAGCCAACTGGGAACCTGGACGCGCAGAATGAAGAAATCGTCCTACGCTTGCTGCGTGAGCTGCACAAGCAGGGCCGCACCATCATCATGGTCACCCATGACTCGATGGTGGCGAGTCTCGCCGACCGCAGGGTTGAATTGCATCATGGGCGTATTGCAACCGAGTCTCTCGCCATGTCCGATGAAGAGCAGTTCGATGAAGTGCTGGAAGAGATCTGGGTGATTGAAGAGCACGGCGAGCAGGCGGAACTGGGGTTGCTCGAAGTTCATGGCGGGGTTCCGGTGACGATCGCGCTGGAAAAGATGGTTGAACTGGGACTGGTGGTAACTTCGCCGCATCCGCCGATTGTGCACGGCCACAAAGCGGTGATCAATCCCTGCCATGATGCGCTGGGTCACGTGTCGCAGACGGCGGGCGACGGCGCCATGGTGATCGCCTTTACACCGCGTGGCAGGCAGCGCGCTCAGGACGTCATACGGCGACATCGCCTGGCGGAGCTGCTATTCACCGAGAGCCTGGGAATGGACAACCAGGCGGAAATTGAAGAGCAGGCCTGCAAGTTCGAGCACATTCTCTCGCCGGAAGCCACCGACAGAATCTGTACTTTCCTTGGACACCCTCGCGCTTGCCCGCACGGAACACCCATTCCTCCGGGCGACTGCTGTGCGGCCCGAAGCGTGGCTTCTGACACCATCCACGTGGCGCGAATCGTAAAGTAA